The region tttgttgcttttagtggtcaaaatctttttttgttcaaatacaTCTACTTTTATTGTGGCGATACTTGGTTTAGCATATCTAATTCATACCGTTTCAGTGTATGTGTTTCAACATTTCGATTAAGTTGAATGGTTGCTCAATATCTTGCTTCCCAACACCTAATTAATGGCAAAAAGTTGTTTCCATGTGTTTTGGGAGTGAGTGTTTGCTTAAGAAGTTAAAGAAGAATGAAACAAGTTTTTTGTGAAGTCGCATGGTTATTTAAAACGAAACATCGTATTTGTAGAGGGCGTGGGCTGAGTAAGCATGCCAAGTGTTAGGGAGAGAGTCCACCAAGAACACATTAATATACATGATTGGACGTCACAccaacccaaaagcttaagttaatggGTTTCGGTCCACTTATGTATAGTAATGACtcactttgtttatttttcctcAATGTGGGACTGAACACTCACGTGCACTCACAACACCAAGACAAAGAAGTTTTTGATGTGGACTACACGAGCGGTCATTGGAAGATTAATTTTGTCTGTGGAGATGTTTTTCATGAGGGCTATACCGGTTTGTCATAGCGACAGTCTTGGTTTAGTTAATTGTGTGGCTGGGGAGTTGCGATATTAGGGTGTCTCAGTAAAGACTGGATCTCAACTGTTAAAGTGTCAGTTGATCTTGGCGCTACCTCTATTTGTCTCTATTATTGTTTATACATGAAAATGTGAATGTGAGCCAACTAATATGGAGGACACGACAATTCCTggctatatatacatattttatatttgggcCTTAATTTGTATTCATCAAACAGTATGTAGGTCTCTTTTCATGtactgtttttgtttctttgtcttATCTATTATATATTTAAGATATGTTTTAGATGTATtgttcttataaaaaaaaatgttttagatATATTGTTAATTCTTGTTTGTCTCTTTTCATGTGGCAGTACGATCATTTGGAACAGAAGGAAGGAAAAAAGATGGCCCACAAGTCCCTCCTGGCGACaaaatttatgaatatataCTGTTCCGTGGGAGTGACATCAAGGTATCTTATGTGCAGACGCCCTTTAACTGCTCTGATTGTTTGTTTATGATATTTATAATTTCAGAGTGTCAATTATTCTTTTGGGAGAAAGTCAATACATTGTTTCTAGTGGCTCCACGTGTTAGATCTGACCTTGTATGCTTGATGAGTTGAGATAACTGCAACAGAGATGCACTTATATTTAGGCTGTGTCATTAACTTCTAATGACCTTAAAGAAGAGCAgttatttttgccttttggtGTGCATTggtgaaaacttaaaaaatttgagtttgATAATTCGCAAAGATAGATCACAGTGGAGCCGATATGACTACAAGATTCTGAGAAAATGAGCTTACAAGCAATAAGAGGCCCGATCTTGAATGCTTTTACATAATAATTGCTGATTTTTAGCCCCTGTTTTGAATGACACTGACACTTTAccttcttcaaaaataaaaaaataaaaaaaattaacagatattatctcaaaattcaacttTTAACGCTTGGTATTTTATGTTGGTTGATATATTTTTTGCGAGTAGAAAGATCCTCATTCTTGAAGTTTCTTTTTACAGGATTTACAGGTTAAATCTTCTCCACCGGTTCAGCCTACGGCACCTATAAACAATGATCCAGCAATTATTCAGGTAATTGGAATGAAGACCTTTTTGTCACTTTATAAGTTAAATCCTGCTACACCGTTCTGAATTCTTTCTAATTTCTTATGCAGTCTCACTTTCCTCGCCCAGTTTCTACATCTACGAGCTTGCCTCCTGCTGTTAGTGGGTCTTTGACAGATCTTAGTTCCCATAATGCGCAGTTGGGACTCCATGGGTCAAATTTCCAAGGTGGCCTGCCACTGTTCCAACCTGGAGGTAATATAGGGTCTTGGGGAGCTGCACCACCTCCTCCTAGCGCAAATGGTGGTGGGCTTGCTATGCCAATGTACTGGCAAGGATACTATGCCCCTCCGAGTGGGCTTCCGCATTTGCATCAGCAGTCTTTGCTTCGTCCACCACCTGGGCTGTCAATGCCTTCTTCAATGCAGCAGCCAATACAATATCCTAATTTTAATGCCTCTTTACCCGCTGGAGCTTCAAACTTACCTGAAGTTCCATCTCCTATGCCTCCTGCCAGTTCTAGTTCCCTGAATTTTAGCCTCAATTCCTTTGCACCATCAACTCTGCCTCTGGTGCCTTCAGCTACACTAGCTTCTGAAACATTAGGAAACTCGGTGCCTAACAAGGCACCACCTAATTCTGGCCTTCCAGCTGTTACACAAAGTTCTAGTTTGCCATCTCTGGCTCCTTTGGCTACGTCCAGTCTGGATATAAATGCTATTGTGCCATCAATATCCAACAAACCTAGTGCAATTTCTGGTCCTACCTTGTCATTTCAAACCTCGTCTCAATCTACCTCTATTGTTGGGAAATCCAATTCTATTCGCACAGAAACACCAGCACCATCATTGGTAACTCCAGGTCAGCTGTTGCAGTCTGTACCTGCTGCAGTTTCTTCATCTCAAACTTCACAAACAGCACATAAGGATGTAGAGGTGATTCAAGTATCATCGTCATCTTCATCAGCGGAGCCAACAGTGCCAATTTCAGCAGAAGCTCAGCCGCCGATACTGCCATTACCAGTACCTTCACGAGTTGCACAAAAGGTGATCCTGTTACATTGTGTGTGTGTCCAATTACTTGTGGCTTCTTCCAATTCCATGGGCTTGATAGCTTTTATACTTTATAGAGTTTGGTCCAATTGTCCATGTGCTTCGTAGTTTGAATTGCAAATTGTGAGACTATGGGTGGAGGTTTGCACTCCCCTAGGAACCTTGGTTGCCATCtaacaaacttttctttttgtgttttcatgAGCTTTATTCATAATATCCATGGGTGTCAATCAGGTTTATGTGAACCTGTCTGGGATTGAAGCAAGTTGCTAAAGCACTGTAAACTCTTGCagtttttgtttggttgctctTCCATTATCTTTCATGTGAAATTTACTGCTGGATGTGCAAAGCTTGATTTGTAGGTTATTCACAAGCTGCTATGCGTGCTAACCCATTTAGTATGTTTTGTCTGTGAATTTAATTGAACTTGGTCCTTTTCTATGCTAGACAATGGTAACGACTTAAAACAATATGATGCTCTGAATCTGGGATTCTGTTAATTTCTTGCTTATATTGATATATCGATGAGGATGCTGACATGTATTTCTCCGTCTCTTCCCAGCCAAATGGAATTCCTTTCCAACATCGTCATGGTTACTGGGGACGTGATAGAGGAAGAGGAACTGGGGTAATCTGTTGTTTACATTTGCATTGTAAAACTAAGTGGTTTACTGGATGTATATCAAACTTGCAACCTGAAAACTCGCTTGAAGATTATAATTATTGTATTAGTTTAATCAAGAGTTTCTACTTTTCAAgactatttttttattccaaCAACTATTTTATATTGCTCAAAAGATTGAGAGTGGTGActtattgattttgtttttccgGGAGATAATGTGTTAAGAGAGTAAAGATTTTTAAATTGGCTTGAACACAAAATGATATTTCAAGTTGGAAATTAAAgcttaagatatttttttgatgTGAGAGCTATGCGGTTTgggttttaaatttgtttatatGTATGAGACGATCCAATCAATGTTACACTGATTTCTTAAGATTAGTTGCTTTGATTGAATGGGATTTTGGTATGAAAAATTGATGTTGGCTGTGCAGAGTTCACGTCCAGTGACAAAATTCACCGAAGATTTTGATTTTATAGCTATGAATGAGAAATTCAAGAAGGACGAAGTGTGGGGTCATCTCGGTAAGGGCAATAAATTTGATTCAAAAGACACAGAAGGGGATGAAAAAGTTAGTGATGAAGACGATATTccagatgatgatgatgctcGATTGTCAACCTTAGAGGTCAAGGTGAGATTTTCTATCTTGTGTCATTATGTGGCTAAATCGAGTTCtgttaggaaaaaagaaacttttttttttttttggctttttacTTCATTATAATTGATTATTTCTTTATGTTAGCAGCCTGTTTATAATAAGGATGATTTCTTCGATTCCCTCTCCGGCAATGCATTCAATCGTGATTCACAGAATGGAAGGACTAAATTCTCTGAGCAAATGAAGATAGACACAGAGGTAACATCCTTTGATTTGTGCCCCTCTTAAGTTTTGAGGATTGTGTCTAATATGTTTGCCTGATTATGTGTGCAGACTTTTGGTGAATTCTCAAGGTATCGGGGTGGCCGAGGAGGTCGTGGACCTGGACGTGGTGGTCGTTCTCGTGGTGGTTATTATGGAAGGAGTTATGGATATGCAGGGAGGGGGTGGGGCCGCGGCGTTTCCAGTCATGCGCCTTAGGTGACACTAGGTCTATTGAAATGGAGATATGATACGTTGTcaacttttgtacaattccaacaacttttttttcaaactaacaattggatctgttttcctacatgtgagcCCTTAATATCCAATGATTGATctttaaaaaagttgttggaattATATGAGTTGTatcaagagttgtacaaaaatcatttctccttGAAATGTTATAATAGGTAAATATGAAGCCTGTGTGATCCCAACAGCAAGCAGGTTCAGGGTTGTACTTTATTatgggggtttttttttttgggtctagcGAAAAAAAGTAGGATATgcattttgatttcaaatttgtcTTAATCTGCTTCCCGCATTTAACTATCCTTTATTGGAGGTAATGAAATAAACATTCTGCTTGTGCAAGAAATACTTGTGCCATTtaatatttgtcattttttcaaatgtaATCCCAAACAGGATATTTTccatattttgtttaaaaatgtgCATTTGGTGTGCGAAATCAAGAGGCAAAATGCACTCTATTAGAGTACTATTTTGA is a window of Alnus glutinosa chromosome 4, dhAlnGlut1.1, whole genome shotgun sequence DNA encoding:
- the LOC133865779 gene encoding protein decapping 5 — its product is MASESASRSSSAADSYIGSLISLTSKSEIRYEGVLHQINADESSIALRNVRSFGTEGRKKDGPQVPPGDKIYEYILFRGSDIKDLQVKSSPPVQPTAPINNDPAIIQSHFPRPVSTSTSLPPAVSGSLTDLSSHNAQLGLHGSNFQGGLPLFQPGGNIGSWGAAPPPPSANGGGLAMPMYWQGYYAPPSGLPHLHQQSLLRPPPGLSMPSSMQQPIQYPNFNASLPAGASNLPEVPSPMPPASSSSLNFSLNSFAPSTLPLVPSATLASETLGNSVPNKAPPNSGLPAVTQSSSLPSLAPLATSSLDINAIVPSISNKPSAISGPTLSFQTSSQSTSIVGKSNSIRTETPAPSLVTPGQLLQSVPAAVSSSQTSQTAHKDVEVIQVSSSSSSAEPTVPISAEAQPPILPLPVPSRVAQKPNGIPFQHRHGYWGRDRGRGTGSSRPVTKFTEDFDFIAMNEKFKKDEVWGHLGKGNKFDSKDTEGDEKVSDEDDIPDDDDARLSTLEVKPVYNKDDFFDSLSGNAFNRDSQNGRTKFSEQMKIDTETFGEFSRYRGGRGGRGPGRGGRSRGGYYGRSYGYAGRGWGRGVSSHAP